The proteins below are encoded in one region of Silene latifolia isolate original U9 population chromosome 2, ASM4854445v1, whole genome shotgun sequence:
- the LOC141641765 gene encoding uncharacterized protein LOC141641765: MRSEEDDYALVTGRVTHHTDVWILDSGASYHICPRREWFTTYEQVDGGTISMANSAVCRIVGIGSVRVRTHDGKFCTLNEVRHVPLMSKNLIFLSTLDSKGFSFQGVGGVLNVCKDVDKEDLTKLWHMRLGHMSERGMQTLSKEDLLCGHKVKNMDFCEHCVFGKLHRSKFPKAVHRTKGTLDYIQSDCWGPSKVKSLGGHRAFGSTAYYHVSEGKLEPRAKKGVFVGYGDGVKGYRIWSPSEGRIILSRNVVFDENSMVNPTVKSYMLSDSSSSVDKQVEQQDTLDESVPQEEDQPLQFESESVPSDSSLPVPNQQSLARERSIRPNFGKPPNRLGFEDMVGYALQVAEEVDPDLHEPSTFKEAATCSESAQWLAAMGDEMESLQKNQNYPRSLISA, encoded by the exons ATGCGTTCCGAGGAAGATGATTATGCTCTAGTTACGGGTAGGGTCACGCATCACACTGATGTGTGGATTCTAGATTCTGGAGCATCTTACCATATATGTCCGCGCAGGGAGTGGTTTACAACTTATGAACAAGTAGATGGAGGCACTATTTCTATGGCCAATAGTGCTGTTTGCAGGATAGTTGGAATCGGCTCAGTTAGGGTAAGGACACATGATGGTAAATTTTGTACATTGAACGAGGTTAGACATGTTCCACTAATGTCAAAGAATCTGATCTTCTTAAGCACGTTAGACAGTAAGGGTTTCAGCTTTCAAGGTGTAGGTGGAGTTCTGAACGTCTGCAAAG ATGTTGATAAAGAAGATTTGACTAAGTTGTGGCATATGAGGCTTGGTCATATGAGTGAAAGGGGGATGCAGACTCTGTCAAAAGAAGATCTTCTGTGTGGTCACAAGGTCAAGAATATGGATTTCTGTGAGCATTGTGTATTTGGGAAGCTACATCGCAGCAAGTTTCCTAAAGCAGTGCATAGGACCAAGGGCACACTTGATTACATCCAGTCTGATTGTTGGGGTCCTTCTAAGGTGAAGTCTTTGGGAGGTCACAG GGCTTTTGGTAGTACTGCTTATTATCATGTTAGTGAAGGTAAGCTTGAGCCACGAGCTAAAAAGGGAGTATTCGTGGGCTATGGGGATGGTGTCAAGGGATACCGTATCTGGTCTCCATCTGAGGGTAGGATTATTTTGAGTAGAAATGTTGTCTTTGATGAAAATTCTATGGTTAATCCTACTGTGAAGTCTTATATGTTGTCAGATAGTAGTAGTAGTGTTGATAAACAGGTGGAGCAGCAAGACACTCTTGATGAGAGTGTACCACAGGAAGAAGATCAACCACTACAGTTCGAATCCGAATCTGTTCCATCAGATTCTTCATTACCAGTTCCGAATCAGCAGAGTTTGGCCCGTGAGCGGTCAATCAGGCCTAATTTTGGGAAGCCTCCGAATAGACTTGGTTTTGAAGATATGGTGGGTTATGCACTTCAGGTTGCTGAGGAGGTGGATCCTGACTTACATGAGCCATCCACTTTCAAAGAAGCAGCTACATGTTCTGAATCTGCCCAATGGCTTGCTGCCATGGGAGATGAGATGGAGTCCCTTCAAAAGAATCAGAATTATCCAAGAAGCCtgataagtgcataa
- the LOC141643675 gene encoding nucleosome assembly protein 1;2-like: protein MATNKTDALDMSAFGAALTSESLLNALKARENANFLENLPPNVQKRVEFLKQIQSEHDELEAKFFEERRALEDKYQKLYQPLYSKRYDVVNGVVEVDGVSNEPADQEADKPAEEKGVPNFWFTAMKSNEVLADAIQEQDEEALKYLKDIKWHRIDVPKDENQKGEATKGFKLEFFFDPNPFFKNPVLTKTYFMIDEDEPILEKAIGTEIEWFPGKCLTEKVLKKKPKKGSKNAKPITKTEAVDSFFNFFTPPEVPDDDEDIEEEAAEELQSMMELDYDVGSTIKEKIIPHAVSWFTGEAAQDDEFGDLEEDEDDDDEDDDDEDDDDDEEDDDEDDDDDEEDEDEDKTSSKKKGRGPKAKGGEALPAGERPPECKQQ from the exons ATGGCCACCAACAAAACCGACGCTCTCGACATGTCCGCTTTTGGCGCCG CTCTTACTTCTGAATCACTTCTTAATGCTCTTAAG GCGAGGGAGAATGCTAATTTTCTGGAGAATTTGCCGCCTAATGTTCAGAAGCGTGTCGAATTTCTGAAACAGATTCAG AGCGAGCATGATGAACTCGAGGCGAAGTTCTTTGAAGAGAGAAGAGCACTTGAAGACAAATACCAGAAACTGTATCAACCACTCTACTCTAAG AGATATGATGTTGTAAATGGGGTTGTTGAAGTTGATGGGGTTTCGAATGAACCTGCTGATCAAGAGGCAGATAAACCTGCTGAAG AGAAAGGAGTGCCAAATTTCTGGTTCACTGCCATGAAGTCTAATGAAGTGCTAGCTGATGCG ATTCAAGAGCAGGACGAAGAGGCTCTTAAATATCTTAAAGATATCAAGTGGCATAGAATTGATGTGCCAAAAGATGAGAATCAGAAGGGTGAAGCTACCAAGGGTTTCAAGCTTGAGTTCTTCTTTGATCCCAATCCGTTTTTCAAGAATCCTGTTTTGACAAAGACGTATTTCATGATAGATGAAGATGAACCTATTTTGGAGAAAGCTATTGG GACGGAAATTGAATGGTTTCCCGGGAAATGTTTGACAGAGAAGGTTCTGAAGAAGAAACCAAAGAAGGGATCTAAGAATGCTAAGCCAATCACAAAAACAGAAGCTGTTGACAGTTTTTTCAATTTCTTTACCCCCCCTGAAGTccctgatgatgatgaagatattGAGGAAGAAGCT GCGGAAGAGTTGCAATCCATGATGGAACTAGATTATGATGTTGG GTCAACCATTAAGGAGAAAATCATTCCCCATGCTGTGTCTTGGTTTACTGGAGAAGCTGCTCAGGATGACGAGTTTGGAGATCTGGAGGAAGatgaagatgacgacgatgaagATGATGACGATGAGGATGACGACGACGATGaggaagatgacgatgaagacgatgatgatgacgaggaaGACGAGGATGAAGATAAAACCAGCTCCAAGAAAAAG GGAAGAGGTCCCAAGGCAAAAGGAGGAGAAGCTCTGCCTGCAGGTGAACGACCACCAGAATGCAAGCAACAGTAG